In the Frankiales bacterium genome, one interval contains:
- a CDS encoding enoyl-CoA hydratase (Catalyzes the reversible hydration of unsaturated fatty acyl-CoA to beta-hydroxyacyl-CoA) codes for MAEDLVLRSDENGVAVLTLNRPERKNAWTIPLQRRYYGRLQECVEDDSVRAIVVTGAGSSFCPGADFLELQTYTQTGDFNPEAATIEQPDWYPITVPKPMVAAVNGACAGFGLVQTLMCDVRFAVSGARMSTAFARRGLPALHAASYLLPRLIGVSRATELLVSGRTFTSDEAADMGLVHTIVPADGDVVAAARAYAEDLAANCSPASVAHIKEQLRHSYEQTFLETVEDAEGRERTALSSFDFNEGVQSFVERRPPAFAPYGKGGLPREGFSPAGS; via the coding sequence ATGGCAGAGGATCTGGTGCTGCGGTCGGACGAGAACGGCGTCGCGGTGCTCACGCTCAACCGCCCGGAGCGCAAGAACGCGTGGACGATCCCGCTCCAGCGCCGCTACTACGGCCGGCTCCAGGAGTGCGTCGAGGACGACTCCGTGCGCGCCATCGTGGTCACCGGCGCGGGCTCGAGCTTCTGTCCCGGCGCGGACTTCCTCGAGCTGCAGACGTACACGCAGACCGGCGACTTCAACCCGGAGGCGGCCACCATCGAGCAGCCGGACTGGTACCCGATCACCGTCCCCAAGCCGATGGTCGCGGCCGTCAACGGCGCGTGCGCCGGGTTCGGCCTCGTGCAGACGCTCATGTGCGACGTGCGGTTCGCGGTGTCAGGCGCGCGCATGTCCACCGCGTTCGCGCGGCGCGGGCTGCCGGCCCTGCACGCGGCGTCGTACCTGCTGCCGCGGCTGATCGGGGTGAGCCGGGCCACCGAGCTGCTCGTGTCCGGCCGCACGTTCACCAGCGACGAGGCAGCCGACATGGGCCTGGTGCACACGATCGTGCCCGCCGACGGCGACGTCGTGGCGGCCGCGCGCGCCTACGCCGAGGACCTGGCGGCGAACTGCTCGCCGGCGTCGGTCGCGCACATCAAGGAGCAGCTGCGGCACAGCTACGAGCAGACGTTCCTCGAGACGGTCGAGGACGCCGAGGGCCGCGAGCGCACCGCGCTGTCGTCCTTCGACTTCAACGAGGGCGTGCAGAGCTTCGTCGAGCGGCGCCCGCCGGCG